The DNA window CGAAGGTCTTGTAAACAAACTCTGGGCAAAGAGAAGAGAATTGGGCATCAAGCAGTATGACATGGCCAAGAAATTAAAAGTTTCAACTCCCTTTCTTTCTAAAGTAGAACTCGGTCTTATCGAGCCAACAGAAGAGTTCAAGCAATTAGCTTCTAAAGTTTTCAAAATGGAACAGGAAGAACTTTTCCTGAGTAAAGCTGACTAAACAGCTTTGAGGTTCTGCAAGCGAGGCTGCAAAACCTCGCTTCAGTCAAATCGACTTATATTTTATTAATAATTATCCTGCCTGCAGGGTTCAGATCTACTTCGATTTCTTCGCCTGTTTCAAACTCTCCTTTTAAAATATATTCGCTTAAA is part of the Leptospiraceae bacterium genome and encodes:
- a CDS encoding helix-turn-helix transcriptional regulator, which produces MLRKKRSIKQYDMARALSVSPSYLSKIETNSQEPTEKFRVNAAKYLKTTVDKLFNEEPIETVFPEFSEGLVNKLWAKRRELGIKQYDMAKKLKVSTPFLSKVELGLIEPTEEFKQLASKVFKMEQEELFLSKAD